The window TATTCGGAACTGTGAAAtccaaagcaaaaaaaaaaaaaaaaaaaaaaaaaaagagctttTGATGTGAATTAATTGGAGATTTTATTgtgtattaattattaatggtCAAAGGAGAATTTTCAATTAGTTGAGGGAAGTAGGTTAAGTCCTACAAAGGTCATGATCACtgtcattttaattaattttttttatattttaaagatttaattAGTATTAAAATGTGTTTGTATGGTGTTTACAAGTTTATAGTGAttctaaataaatattaaaatataatcaaaacgaattttaattgattttggatTATGTGATAGGTTGTATCTTAAGCGTGTTAAATACGACTTATGGTCTTTAATGCGTCTAGAGAAGAGGTCTGTATCAGATCTAGATATGATGATCCTAAACCCAGACCCATTAAATTTTTAGACCTGGATTCATACTCGATTTTGCCAGAGTAAAAAAAATTGACTTAAACTTTAATAATACCGATGAATCTAAAGAATGTTCAATAGGTCAAAATCTTGTTTTATAATTGTCGCGATCCTATACAAAATAACTTCATCCATTTTTTAAGGTTGCTTTCACAAGGAATGCTCTTGAAATTAGGAGAAATATAAGTTCCTTTAGACGATAAAtgaattagtttattaaataataaatttgataaaggAAAAGTGGTGGCTACAagcatttaataaataaagtttGTGGAAAATATATGGGGACAacaagtattaaaaaattttttaaataaaattagtgggaaTTAGATCTGGAAAAACGGCCGATCAATCGTGTTTCGGGTCGAATTAGCTCCGATCATGTCATTTTCGGATCAGTTCAGTTTCAGATGGGTCAGTTTCAGGTTGGTCACTCTAGATTTCGAGTGGGTTCGAATGACCCAATAAGTTGTCAAATTTTTCCTTGGTTAACTTCGAAAATTTTTAGTGAGATTTCTTATTTTATCATcgaatttgaaaattaaaataaaatctttttcttttgaaaaaaataattactacaGCTCCTATGAAAGCACGATAGAATAAAGCAACATAAAAATGTAAAAGTAAAGCTAGTGAAAGATATATAGGGATCATAAACAttagtaaaatattaaaatgaggatacaCAAGGTTAATTATgtctaaaatttatgatataaagaGAAAGATTCTTAGTGGGTGTTCGGCACAAGGGAATGAGACTTGTGAGACTTTAAGATATGACGTTTAAGTTGAGACTTTGAAGATAAAAAATGTCTCATCTCTTGCTTGTTATGGTAAGGACTTGGAAGAAAGGGATAAAATGAAAGTCTCAACTCAAATAGCTACCCTCTCCTAAGACATTTTTCTTGGAGACTTTCTCCCAAGAGTTAGACTTATTTTTGAAACAAAGTCCCATTCCCTTCCTTGAATTCTCATTTACAATCTGTAaaattttcaatgtaaattttaagtcttaatatctttaaatatacatcataaaaaattataaaaaaatatataataaaaagtatacattaacaCGAATCTAACGTGatttcacatggatatattttatcatctattaatatctttaaaatcttaatcaaatttcccTCCCCAATATAGAATATTTTAGATGGGAAAAACATTAGAACACGGAGGaagtaataactaataatataattattttaagtagCATTTTtccataatatattattataccttttaaaaattaagaactTTTACAATTTCAACAATcagtattttattaaattgaaaatcataacctAAAGTTCTATACTTTCTTCACCATTGACCTATTTGATTACTATTGTAGtttataatagttttttaaataataaaactttaTCAAATAACAGTAACAACATATCATTAtcttataataaatattaatatggtTATTAAGtgacttttatttaattatttgtaatttaatactccctcctatttactTTACTTGTTTCATTTacttatacataattaaaaatattaaggattaaaatgtTAAATGGGCAAGTATGAAAAAGTAAATTGGgacaagtaaataaataaacaagaaatctaaaaagaaaaagagatggGAAAAAACAAACCATGCATAAACTAATCCGTTATTTTCACGGCGTGATAAAACATGATCATAATATTTCATTTGTTGAGGATCCGGTGGCTGATCACCTAATTCATCTTGAGCAAGTGTTACCGGTTCATCtactttttctttgttttcGTCATCGACGACAGGATTTTGATCATCTTTGTCGCCGACAACCACCATTTTTTGATCTTCAGCTGAAGGTGGTTGCTCATCTTCTTGAGGAAGCTGTGGTTTTTGTTCTTGCTCCATAATTATGGTTATTGATAATTAGTTTACTTAGTTAATTTGATTCCATTTGGTTTATGTAGTAGTAGAAGTCTTTTAAagtcttaaataaaatttattcttaAATGGAAGTTGCTTACATGAAATTATATTCGgatattaaaattttgaaattggtTTGATTATTTGCAATTTGCTGTGTATTAGTTGGTGATATTCATCTTTCTTTTGTCATTTTTCCCGCTTGTATTATTAGTTAAAGATAAATGACACCGAGAGAAATTGACATATTTGGACCTTCGAATTATATTCTTATTCTTGCCAATCTAAAATAATTAGACTTACAAAAATATTCTTGTTCTAATCATTATATTCTGTCTAGAAGAAAAGTCCAAGTTTCATAGCAGCCCTTCGTTACTTGAATTTTTTAtacaaattaatcaattttgaaGCTCGTCACGCATATTATAACTGGGAAAAGCATtagtttaactttttttaagaaaaatcttATACAATAATTATAGCTCACCACGCCATCTTATCCATGACCTTCTTCACATAAGACAACACACATAAACATATAACAATCACTACAAATAAGGATTGAATTGGCGAGAACGCATTTCGTCGCCATTTGATAGCTAAATGGACAAAAAGTGGGCCGGGTGACGGGCAGGCGACGGGCTTCAAGGTGTTTGCCTTTtcgtgaaaatttgaaatacctaagctaaaaaaaaaattaattaaataaactaagttttaaaaaatttccaaaagtaagcgcgAAAATCCCAAACctatggtttggagctgtttgcagttactaactgcgaacaactaatttgtcttatttgctcttcgcagttagtaactgcgaacagacctgCTCCACAATTACGCAGACCAATTTCATTTTTTCGcatttttacccattttctcaaaaccctaacttcattcgacattctccctctaaaaccattgattcaatccatcaattcttgcaaTCCTCTTTtgatttggcacttcaaaattagtgtgggatactctagcttgctcaaaggtaaacttttttgtgtttttttggtgtatatatagttttttagggttttaaccaaatttgtttattatttcaaatgtaggttactagttgttaaattaagactattcttaatcatccataagtattgaaggtaatttttaattgttttatagctttatgttgttttatgaattAATGTTTGTGAATTAGTAgaattcaatgttgataatattaatagaaatgttgatgttgatgttggtattagaaatattatttatgaattgatttattatttggattttatgtgtattatatatgtatgaacttagttatattttggattttaataatttttagataaaaaaagattataatcaaatgaatgtaatgtacttgtatggccatgagttgatgttgatggTGCTTTTCTTTGTATTACTGTAGAAAATGATATCATTTCgcgtgactatagtatgtttttggattGGTTGTATCCGAGAAaatagtggcaaagttcattatgttgggggaagaggtaagttgtttgcttgtaattcgaacatggatttgaaccactttaaacgttttatatgttctaagattggttTGGACCCTACTaaaagtaccgtaaatataagctttaaatatgacatgagtgaagaattgcttgcctttcctattgaggatgatgaggctatagatgctatgtgggagcattcaaagtccacccaaattccctctttggagttatacgcagaagaagtaccattaattgttgcggttttggggtatgaccgcagcaaatattctGTACCAATATTAATTGCTGTGGTTTATTgtttgcccgcagcaaatacacaATTCAATGTTACTTTTTGTAGCAAATAATACAGATCAGCAGCATTAATTGTTATGGTTGactagggcccgcagcaaataaccgttggacaataatattataatatacagTATACAATAGCATTAAAACccgccatttcttttttcacaaaactcgacTACAATGTATAGTATACACTTTGCTTCgttctctcaaacccattgaaaaaacgcttcatcttcatctgcttcgttcctcttcttcatcttcacaaacgtaacagccttcttcttcaaagttcttcatcttcatctgcaaactcgaaaaacgctgtgtgttaacagtttcttcaaagttcttcatcttcttggttcataaacccacgaaatttaatactttggtcttgttcatcttcaaaacccatgacattaaggtattttttctccttttaatttgttaagcatttaagttttgcaagatattcatgaaaaaactcaaaaattatgccaactgtttgtatatatatactaattttgtttctctgtttttcgttgtagataacataacccacaaaatcaaggtaattatatttattttactaatttgcaatttcatatctttattgtttaacatgtaatttagtaatttagtgaatttttgtttgaattgttatttgcaaatcatatgtactgttttgcttttgcttgtatGCTAGTATGCCAAATCTGGAtactatttgagcaaaattttattgtttgtgaattttacattattcaagtttatgttattagtttgttaaatatttgtgtaatttgttaaaaatgtggtttgttgttatagttatgtctttaactattagaattagaatatgattttatttacaatgtagtgcttaatattgaagtatgaagtatagaattagaatatgaagtatgtatatttagggttaaatagatttggtataaataagtatatatatttttagggttaaatatgtttgttagaaataagtatatatgtttaaaagttgtatattaagtttgttttgaatcaattaatcacactaattaggatgacaaaagatcgttcttggatgtatggaagcattgaatcgtcagaatttattgatggcgtattagaattttgtagtattgttgttgaacatcaagttaggacgggggagttggtttttattgcccatgtgtcagttgtggcaatgtatcaaaggtagatagtgttgatatccttagggagcacatacttcgacgtgggtttaggcctcaatatcatgtttgggtttggcatggtgaggagggagtttacaaagagaaaagtgttgttgaggacgccaataatgtggccgagttcaatgaggatgtagtagatcacgTTGATGGGTATGAAACAGaagaagagaatgtcgatgaggatgtggatcgtgttgatgagataatggagggagtcgaggatgagttaggataacgtcctcgtgtttttgacttgttgatagaggcttctcaaaagcctttgtaccctggatgtacaaagttcaccaaactaactgcagtgttgacaatttttaacattaagtcaaagttcaactggagtgacgctagtttcacaatgttattagaaacgttaggtgagatgcttcctgaggaaatgaacttccaaagtcaacatattatgccaaaaagcacatgtgtcctttcggcttagagtaccggaagattcat of the Amaranthus tricolor cultivar Red isolate AtriRed21 chromosome 6, ASM2621246v1, whole genome shotgun sequence genome contains:
- the LOC130815087 gene encoding uncharacterized protein LOC130815087, whose translation is MEQEQKPQLPQEDEQPPSAEDQKMVVVGDKDDQNPVVDDENKEKVDEPVTLAQDELGDQPPDPQQMKYYDHVLSRRENNGLVYACCFALCCCFCCFETCECIFEILCCCC